The following proteins come from a genomic window of Frankia casuarinae:
- a CDS encoding response regulator — protein MKTIRVFILDDHEIVRNGLRQTLDRHDDIEVVGEAGLAAEAIRRIPALLPNVAVLDGRLPDGSGIDVCRDIRSAHPDVACLILTSYDDDEALFSAIMAGAAGYVLKEIRGNDLVSAIRTVAAGGSLLSPSVTRRVLDRMRQGPREDPTLASLSAREREILQHIAEGLTNRQIGTRIHLSEKTVKNYVSSILEKLGMTSRTQAAVYALKKTSED, from the coding sequence ATGAAGACGATCCGGGTATTCATTCTCGACGACCACGAAATCGTGCGTAACGGTCTACGGCAGACCCTCGATCGCCACGACGACATCGAGGTGGTCGGCGAGGCCGGACTCGCCGCCGAGGCGATCCGCAGAATCCCGGCGCTCCTGCCCAACGTGGCCGTCCTCGATGGCCGGCTCCCCGACGGAAGCGGCATCGACGTGTGCCGCGACATCCGCTCCGCCCATCCAGACGTCGCCTGCCTCATTCTCACGTCCTATGACGACGACGAGGCCCTGTTCTCCGCCATCATGGCCGGTGCCGCCGGCTACGTCCTGAAGGAGATCCGCGGCAACGACCTGGTGAGCGCCATCCGCACCGTGGCCGCCGGCGGGTCGCTGCTCTCGCCATCGGTCACCCGCCGCGTCCTCGACAGAATGCGCCAAGGGCCCAGGGAAGACCCGACGCTGGCCTCCCTCAGCGCCCGGGAACGCGAAATCCTCCAGCACATCGCCGAAGGTCTCACCAACCGGCAGATAGGTACCCGGATACACCTCTCCGAGAAGACCGTGAAGAACTACGTCTCCAGCATCCTCGAAAAACTCGGCATGACCAGCCGGACCCAGGCCGCCGTCTACGCCCTGAAGAAGACGAGTGAGGACTGA
- a CDS encoding TetR/AcrR family transcriptional regulator, with protein MPTARTRPEVLLDDLVDLFLAEGFRTFTLAQLAARLRCSKTTLYALGQSKEQLTVNAVRHYFRRATAQVETETAEAASSADRLVAYLAAIGRALRPASPAFRLDLAAHHVAREVYEHNIAAAAARVRQLIGDGVAAGEFRDVHAAFIADTIAATMERIQTGRVLAATGLHDADAYEELASLVLDGIRSVTAAGT; from the coding sequence GTGCCGACAGCACGAACACGCCCCGAGGTTCTGCTCGACGATCTGGTCGACCTCTTTCTGGCCGAGGGATTCCGCACTTTCACGCTCGCGCAGCTCGCCGCGCGGCTGCGCTGTTCCAAGACGACGTTGTATGCCCTCGGGCAGTCCAAGGAGCAGCTTACGGTCAACGCGGTGAGGCACTACTTCCGCCGGGCCACCGCGCAGGTCGAGACCGAGACCGCCGAAGCCGCGTCCTCGGCCGACCGGCTCGTGGCCTACCTGGCGGCGATCGGTCGCGCGCTGCGTCCGGCATCGCCCGCGTTCAGGCTCGACCTCGCCGCGCACCACGTCGCCCGGGAGGTGTATGAGCACAACATCGCCGCGGCCGCCGCGCGTGTCCGTCAGCTCATCGGCGACGGCGTCGCTGCGGGAGAATTCCGCGATGTTCACGCGGCGTTCATCGCCGACACGATCGCCGCGACGATGGAGCGCATCCAGACCGGTCGCGTCCTTGCCGCCACCGGCTTACACGACGCCGATGCCTACGAGGAGCTTGCCTCGCTTGTGCTCGACGGCATTCGCAGCGTCACCGCAGCCGGAACCTAG
- a CDS encoding bifunctional aminoglycoside phosphotransferase/ATP-binding protein, whose product MSLETTVNPLPAERGASASAPAVAPTVASGPPARVVETARSVLVFLGDRVFKVKKPVDLGAVDFRGRQARLAACEAEVRLNRRLAPDVYLGVADVIGPDGEPCDHMVVMRRLPEARRLSTLAEGGTEVRAEIHALTRVLVDFHARCETSSRIAEAGGLDRLRGRWDACFARVQRDHGAAVSASILDHVNRLAVRYLDGRDELLRERREAGRIRDGHGDLSAADIFCLDDGPRVLDCLEFEPGLRAADVLADACALAADLEWLGRRDLARLFLDHYREMAGETHPRSLEDFYWALAALGRCQAACQRVAAGENAAAEARAFADLALARLRWGRVRLVLVGGQRGTGKSTLAGGLAGTERWTVLRFDDAAADLAASANRHDLAAGGWADAGGWVPADDVDAVHQELLRQAGTALRRGESVVVDAPWNRHSQRAQAADVARRAFADLVQLRCTAPPDLAATRTDRRSPATTAATSATGSVGLGRLADTVSRIEPWPEAKIIDTAVAIAESLHNARRAAA is encoded by the coding sequence ATGAGTCTGGAGACCACGGTGAACCCGCTCCCGGCGGAGCGAGGCGCCTCGGCCTCGGCGCCAGCGGTGGCGCCGACGGTGGCGTCGGGGCCTCCTGCCAGGGTCGTCGAGACGGCGCGGTCCGTGCTCGTCTTCCTTGGAGATCGTGTCTTCAAGGTCAAGAAGCCGGTCGACCTCGGTGCCGTGGATTTCCGCGGCAGGCAGGCGCGGTTGGCCGCCTGCGAGGCCGAGGTGAGACTCAATCGTCGCCTCGCGCCCGACGTCTACCTCGGCGTCGCCGATGTCATCGGACCGGACGGGGAGCCCTGCGACCACATGGTCGTGATGCGGCGACTACCCGAGGCGCGCCGGCTGTCGACGCTTGCCGAAGGTGGCACCGAGGTCAGGGCGGAGATCCACGCCCTCACCCGGGTGCTGGTCGACTTCCACGCCCGGTGTGAGACCTCGTCCCGGATCGCCGAGGCAGGTGGCCTGGACCGTCTGCGTGGGCGGTGGGACGCCTGCTTCGCCCGGGTACAGCGTGACCATGGCGCGGCGGTGAGCGCCAGCATCCTCGACCATGTGAACCGTCTCGCCGTGCGGTACCTCGACGGCCGCGACGAGCTCCTGCGGGAGCGGCGCGAGGCCGGGCGGATCCGCGACGGGCACGGCGATCTGTCCGCCGCGGACATCTTCTGCCTCGACGACGGGCCCAGGGTGCTCGACTGCCTGGAGTTCGAACCCGGGCTGCGGGCGGCCGACGTCCTCGCGGACGCCTGCGCCCTGGCAGCCGACCTCGAGTGGCTCGGACGCCGCGATCTCGCCCGGCTCTTCCTCGATCACTACCGTGAGATGGCTGGTGAGACCCATCCTCGGTCGCTCGAGGATTTCTACTGGGCGCTGGCCGCGCTGGGGCGCTGCCAGGCGGCGTGCCAGCGTGTCGCGGCCGGCGAGAACGCGGCGGCGGAGGCGCGGGCCTTCGCTGACCTGGCACTGGCCCGGTTGCGCTGGGGCCGGGTCCGACTCGTGCTGGTCGGCGGCCAGCGCGGCACCGGGAAGTCCACGCTCGCCGGCGGGCTCGCCGGCACGGAGCGGTGGACCGTGCTCCGCTTCGACGACGCCGCGGCGGACCTGGCGGCCTCGGCCAACCGTCACGATCTCGCGGCGGGGGGATGGGCAGATGCAGGGGGATGGGTACCGGCCGACGACGTCGACGCGGTCCACCAGGAACTGCTGCGCCAGGCCGGCACAGCGCTGCGCCGCGGCGAGTCCGTCGTGGTCGACGCACCGTGGAACCGGCACAGCCAGCGCGCGCAAGCGGCCGATGTCGCTCGCCGTGCCTTCGCGGACCTGGTGCAACTGCGCTGCACGGCCCCGCCCGATCTCGCGGCAACCCGTACCGACCGGCGTTCCCCGGCAACCACCGCGGCAACCAGCGCCACAGGGTCCGTCGGCCTTGGCCGTCTCGCCGACACCGTCTCCCGGATCGAACCCTGGCCGGAAGCCAAGATCATCGATACGGCGGTGGCCATCGCCGAGTCGCTGCACAACGCCCGCCGCGCCGCGGCCTGA
- a CDS encoding CaiB/BaiF CoA transferase family protein, with protein MMPLDGLRVVELAAIGPAPFCGMMLADLGADVLRVERPGGPADAWGRSPVLDRGRRTVTLDLKDAGQVAQALDLVADADVFLEGFRPGVAERLGLGPRECLARNPRLVYGRMTGWGQNGPYAHTAGHDITYLAVSGALHAIGRAGERPVPPVNMLGDFGGGGMLLAFGVLAGVFHARRTGRGQVVDASIVDGAALLTGMVHGFLAEGSWRDDRGVNLLDGGAPFYDTYVCQDGGYVAVGALERKFFRALVQRLGLEDDPAFHGDHLDRARWPAIRARLTETFAKRPRDEWHVLFRDTECCVAPVLSLAEAAADEHNVARGVFRELDGVRHPQPAPRFGDG; from the coding sequence ATGATGCCGCTGGACGGACTCCGCGTGGTGGAGCTCGCCGCGATCGGGCCTGCGCCGTTCTGCGGCATGATGCTCGCCGACCTTGGCGCGGACGTGCTGAGAGTCGAGCGGCCGGGCGGGCCGGCCGACGCGTGGGGGCGGTCGCCGGTCCTCGACCGCGGCCGGCGCACCGTGACGCTCGACCTCAAGGACGCCGGCCAGGTCGCCCAGGCGCTCGACCTGGTAGCCGACGCGGACGTGTTCCTCGAGGGCTTTCGGCCCGGCGTGGCCGAACGGCTGGGCCTGGGGCCGCGCGAGTGCCTGGCCCGCAACCCGCGGCTGGTCTACGGTCGGATGACGGGGTGGGGGCAGAACGGGCCATACGCCCACACCGCCGGCCACGACATCACGTACCTGGCCGTCAGCGGCGCGCTGCACGCCATCGGCCGTGCGGGGGAGCGGCCCGTGCCGCCGGTCAACATGCTCGGTGACTTCGGCGGGGGCGGCATGCTGCTCGCCTTCGGGGTACTGGCGGGCGTGTTCCACGCGCGACGCACCGGCCGCGGTCAGGTCGTGGACGCCTCGATAGTCGACGGCGCGGCGCTGTTGACGGGCATGGTGCACGGGTTCCTGGCGGAGGGGTCATGGCGGGACGACAGGGGTGTCAACCTGCTGGACGGCGGCGCCCCGTTCTATGACACCTACGTCTGTCAGGACGGCGGGTATGTCGCGGTCGGCGCGTTGGAGCGGAAGTTCTTTCGTGCGCTGGTCCAGCGGCTTGGCCTCGAAGACGATCCGGCATTCCACGGCGACCACCTGGATCGGGCTCGGTGGCCCGCGATACGGGCGAGGCTCACCGAGACCTTCGCCAAGCGTCCGCGCGACGAGTGGCACGTCCTCTTCAGGGACACCGAGTGCTGCGTGGCGCCGGTCCTGTCACTGGCCGAGGCGGCCGCCGACGAGCACAACGTCGCCCGTGGCGTGTTCCGTGAGCTGGACGGTGTCCGCCATCCGCAACCGGCTCCGCGTTTCGGCGACGGCTAG